A window of the Actinobacillus genomosp. 1 genome harbors these coding sequences:
- a CDS encoding ABC transporter permease → MQYGDQTTFRQSLAIQGRVIGALLMREIITRYGRKNLGFLWLFVEPLLLTLFIVLMWKFIRADRVSDLNIIAFVITGYPMAMMWRNASNRTIGAISGNLSLLYHRNVRVLDTLLARVILEVAGATIAQIIIMALVILLGWIEIPKDTFYMVMAWVLMAFFALGLGLIICSIAQKFEAFGKIWGTLSFVLLPLSGAFFFVHALPSQAQQYATLIPMIHGTEMFRHGYFGDSVITYESISYLVICDVAMLLFGLIMVKNFSKGIEPQ, encoded by the coding sequence ATGCAATATGGTGATCAAACAACTTTCCGCCAATCTCTCGCCATTCAAGGAAGAGTAATCGGTGCGTTACTCATGCGGGAAATTATTACGCGTTACGGACGAAAAAACTTGGGTTTTTTGTGGCTGTTTGTTGAGCCGCTATTACTCACTTTATTTATCGTTTTGATGTGGAAATTTATCCGAGCGGATCGCGTTTCCGATTTAAATATTATTGCTTTTGTGATTACCGGTTACCCAATGGCAATGATGTGGCGTAATGCATCAAACCGCACTATCGGTGCAATTTCCGGTAACTTGAGTCTTCTTTATCATCGTAATGTTCGCGTATTAGATACCTTACTGGCTCGTGTCATACTTGAGGTAGCGGGTGCAACGATTGCCCAAATCATTATTATGGCATTAGTCATTTTATTAGGCTGGATAGAAATACCGAAAGATACGTTTTATATGGTTATGGCCTGGGTATTAATGGCATTTTTTGCATTAGGATTAGGCTTGATTATTTGTTCTATTGCACAAAAATTTGAAGCATTTGGCAAAATCTGGGGAACATTAAGCTTTGTTCTTTTACCTCTTTCAGGCGCATTTTTCTTTGTGCATGCGCTACCAAGCCAAGCTCAACAATATGCAACCTTAATACCGATGATTCACGGCACGGAAATGTTTCGTCACGGTTATTTTGGCGACAGTGTTATCACATATGAAAGTATAAGTTATCTCGTCATATGTGATGTAGCCATGTTACTTTTTGGGCTCATTATGGTAAAAAACTTCAGTAAAGGAATCGAACCGCAATGA
- a CDS encoding ABC transporter ATP-binding protein: MIRVKNVSKDYYTRSGKKTVLQDINFELKKGEKIGILGRNGAGKSTLIRLLSGVEPPTSGTIERNMSISWPLAFSGAFQGSLTGMDNLRFICRIYNADIEYVKAFTEEFSELGDYLYEPVKKYSSGMKARLAFALSLSVEFDCYLIDEVIAVGDSRFAAKCKHELFEKRKDRSIILVSHSPSAMKSYCDNAMVLDKGIMYKFENIDEAYKFYNSTL; this comes from the coding sequence ATGATTAGAGTAAAAAATGTGAGTAAAGATTACTATACTCGAAGCGGTAAAAAAACCGTATTGCAAGATATTAATTTTGAGCTGAAAAAAGGCGAGAAAATCGGTATTTTAGGGCGTAACGGTGCGGGTAAATCAACGCTAATCCGTTTGTTAAGTGGTGTTGAGCCACCAACATCAGGTACTATCGAACGTAATATGTCGATATCTTGGCCGCTCGCTTTCAGCGGGGCGTTTCAAGGCAGTTTAACCGGTATGGATAATTTACGCTTTATTTGCCGTATCTATAATGCGGATATTGAATACGTTAAAGCGTTTACCGAGGAATTTTCTGAATTGGGTGATTATTTATATGAGCCGGTTAAGAAATATTCCTCCGGTATGAAAGCCCGACTTGCCTTTGCTTTGTCGCTTTCGGTAGAGTTTGATTGCTACTTAATTGATGAAGTGATTGCGGTGGGCGATTCTCGCTTTGCGGCAAAATGTAAGCATGAATTATTTGAAAAACGTAAAGATCGTTCGATTATTTTGGTTTCGCATAGCCCGTCTGCAATGAAGTCTTATTGCGATAATGCAATGGTATTAGATAAAGGGATTATGTATAAATTTGAGAATATAGACGAGGCTTACAAGTTCTATAACTCAACGCTTTAA